Proteins from a genomic interval of Actinoalloteichus hymeniacidonis:
- a CDS encoding NACHT domain-containing protein: MNDTLRKISGNFHDYAVSKKWEWYKREIAELLASDGGDQSKGERILEAYKDRIIAQGSQGAEVVAQVEEELYLLLRSRLKLNSAKKNDSLYQDVSWPIVEKDGPPAVIQNAESSGNSRIQMSARDFIVNEVARHDDQTRNEPNQQYAGRDINNFRIQSWFSGRNHLERQARKLRHRLIDRLLPVDIPRNIDLWLPEDREISYPFRANFRIVGSLSGTGPLSECREFKESVHRCFRESGGRILVTGEAGTGKTRVLAELTSKMLKDAQCANSNPIPFYMNITSWSRMKGGLVPWLAKELFDLYGVKDNVIRHWLDEGEIALILDGLDELNYRDRKDFVRSFNSFRRDYGTIPVVIACRELEHSQLRTRLDVAGRLSLTKMLWEDVESVLAQTQKHDGLLQRARYDSKLRDLLRTPLFMRFSMSAFLGLDPSEIHSKNRKWDYSIIQSYLDRAAERAGRKTARIDLGLHSWLPRIANQMRAERETVFFPDRVHYRFVSGIHARRIRFMSMCAVFVGALFFFLLCRMPLAIFTFNTQSGDIYFMMGIVGSTGVAFGCMILTRAVMTNPPGSIEQRTKGLMKKAFRRWFIGYMSISAIMAIMNQIGANSGVAYVVAILGNIVVAVWPVLVLIVGSAPGDPAVTPKYPNYELKSLLKVAGRCSLLVFSMVFGTLMMFLTPIYVARPEELPSNAVSTVFFFVPLFVITAFFINGGADLIGRLISRWYLGIIGFLPKPFGRGINSLRKSSVIVPSGGGYEFVHSLVRDHLATLVRS; the protein is encoded by the coding sequence ATGAACGATACTTTGAGGAAAATTTCAGGGAATTTTCACGACTATGCAGTAAGTAAAAAGTGGGAATGGTACAAGAGGGAGATTGCTGAGCTTCTTGCATCCGATGGGGGCGACCAAAGTAAGGGTGAACGAATCCTTGAAGCGTATAAGGATCGAATTATCGCACAGGGCTCTCAGGGAGCTGAGGTTGTCGCTCAGGTCGAAGAAGAACTATATCTGCTCCTTCGGTCGAGGTTGAAACTGAATAGCGCCAAAAAAAATGATTCATTGTACCAGGATGTTAGTTGGCCGATTGTTGAGAAAGACGGCCCTCCGGCCGTCATTCAAAACGCAGAATCTTCAGGAAACTCGCGTATACAAATGAGTGCTCGCGACTTCATCGTTAATGAGGTGGCGCGCCATGATGATCAAACTCGAAATGAGCCGAATCAACAGTACGCAGGTCGCGATATAAATAATTTTCGTATCCAATCGTGGTTTTCCGGTAGGAATCACCTGGAGCGTCAAGCCCGGAAATTGCGACATCGCCTAATCGATCGGCTTCTCCCAGTGGACATCCCGCGAAACATCGATCTATGGCTTCCGGAAGATCGGGAGATAAGTTACCCATTTCGGGCCAACTTTAGAATCGTCGGATCCCTATCGGGCACTGGTCCGCTCTCAGAGTGTCGAGAGTTCAAAGAATCTGTTCACCGATGTTTTCGCGAGTCAGGTGGCAGGATTTTGGTAACGGGAGAAGCAGGAACTGGAAAGACGAGAGTCCTAGCCGAATTGACCTCAAAGATGTTGAAGGATGCTCAGTGTGCAAACTCCAACCCTATCCCGTTCTATATGAATATAACCAGTTGGAGCCGCATGAAAGGCGGACTAGTTCCTTGGCTAGCGAAAGAGCTTTTCGACCTGTATGGAGTAAAAGATAACGTCATCCGACACTGGCTAGACGAGGGGGAGATTGCGTTGATCCTTGACGGGCTAGACGAATTGAATTATCGGGATCGAAAAGATTTTGTGCGTTCTTTCAATTCCTTTCGGCGCGATTACGGTACTATTCCTGTGGTAATCGCTTGTCGCGAACTTGAACACTCTCAACTACGAACTCGCCTTGATGTGGCTGGCAGACTTTCACTGACCAAGATGTTGTGGGAAGATGTCGAAAGCGTTCTTGCTCAAACTCAAAAGCATGATGGTCTACTTCAGCGGGCGCGTTACGATTCTAAGCTTCGAGACTTGTTGCGGACGCCTTTGTTTATGCGTTTTTCGATGTCCGCTTTCCTTGGGTTGGATCCATCAGAGATACATTCTAAGAACCGAAAGTGGGATTATTCAATCATACAATCTTACCTCGATCGCGCTGCAGAGCGCGCAGGTAGAAAAACCGCTCGAATTGACCTTGGTCTTCACTCATGGCTGCCCAGGATCGCGAATCAGATGCGGGCGGAGCGGGAAACTGTATTCTTCCCCGACCGCGTACACTATCGATTTGTTTCTGGAATTCACGCTCGCCGAATTCGATTCATGTCGATGTGTGCGGTCTTCGTAGGAGCCTTGTTTTTCTTCCTATTGTGTAGGATGCCGCTAGCGATATTCACGTTCAATACGCAGTCCGGTGACATTTATTTCATGATGGGAATAGTTGGCTCAACTGGGGTTGCATTTGGTTGCATGATATTGACGCGCGCCGTGATGACGAACCCGCCGGGAAGTATTGAACAGAGAACTAAGGGGCTAATGAAGAAAGCGTTCAGGCGCTGGTTTATTGGCTACATGAGCATTAGTGCGATCATGGCTATCATGAACCAAATCGGAGCAAATTCAGGAGTAGCTTATGTGGTTGCGATATTGGGAAATATTGTCGTCGCGGTATGGCCGGTTCTTGTTCTCATTGTCGGCTCTGCCCCTGGTGATCCGGCAGTAACGCCGAAATACCCAAACTATGAGCTAAAGAGCTTGCTGAAGGTTGCAGGACGTTGCTCTCTTTTGGTGTTCTCCATGGTATTTGGGACTCTTATGATGTTCCTAACGCCGATCTATGTGGCGCGGCCGGAAGAGCTTCCGTCGAACGCAGTCTCGACAGTGTTCTTTTTTGTTCCCCTTTTCGTTATTACGGCGTTCTTTATTAATGGTGGGGCTGATCTAATTGGTCGCCTGATTTCAAGGTGGTATTTGGGGATTATTGGGTTTTTGCCTAAGCCTTTCGGTCGCGGGATTAACTCGTTGCGGAAATCATCTGTTATTGTCCCGTCGGGTGGGGGATACGAATTTGTTCATTCATTGGTTCGCGACCATTTGGCCACGCTCGTTCGCAGTTGA
- a CDS encoding TetR/AcrR family transcriptional regulator: MTGSSGGSRALLGAVGAEGVRETMPPSKREGSAAIRPVRDRVLDVATVLFYRDGIRAVSADKLIAEVGISKVTFYRHFPTKDDLVVAYLQQRSDIEREGLTRIRRELADDPMAMLRAYTVALGEVSCAPGFRGCPFINAAAEFADPDHPVRVTVAEHRRWFSSEIREILAELGVTDVGSVAEQLILLRDGAMVSGYVGNPQDASKALTDALSAIIDAAR, encoded by the coding sequence GTGACCGGTTCGTCTGGTGGTTCTCGGGCACTGCTGGGCGCTGTGGGTGCGGAGGGAGTACGGGAGACGATGCCGCCGAGCAAACGGGAGGGCAGCGCCGCGATCCGGCCGGTTCGGGATCGGGTCCTGGACGTGGCGACCGTGCTGTTCTACCGGGACGGCATCCGGGCGGTGAGCGCCGACAAGTTGATCGCCGAGGTCGGCATCAGCAAGGTGACCTTCTACCGACATTTTCCGACCAAGGACGACCTGGTGGTCGCGTATCTCCAGCAGCGTTCGGACATCGAACGCGAGGGGCTGACCCGGATCCGGCGCGAGCTCGCTGATGATCCGATGGCGATGCTGCGGGCGTACACGGTCGCACTGGGCGAGGTGAGCTGCGCCCCCGGGTTCCGAGGCTGCCCGTTCATCAATGCCGCCGCCGAGTTCGCCGATCCCGACCATCCGGTGCGCGTGACGGTGGCGGAACATCGGCGCTGGTTCTCGAGTGAGATCCGCGAGATCCTGGCCGAACTCGGTGTCACCGACGTCGGGTCGGTCGCCGAGCAGCTCATTCTGCTCCGGGACGGGGCGATGGTCAGCGGCTACGTCGGGAATCCACAGGACGCCTCGAAGGCCTTGACCGACGCGCTGAGCGCGATCATCGACGCCGCTCGTTGA
- a CDS encoding organic hydroperoxide resistance protein, which translates to MSAIYSTAAVSTGDGREGQVRTIDGQVQLDLAMPRELGGAGGATNPEQLFALGYSACFHSALKRVAQLEKITVTDSAVTAEVGLEKVDTGMALTVALHAELSGVDQATAESLMAKAHALCPYSAAVKGNVDVTLDVVVG; encoded by the coding sequence ATGAGCGCGATCTACTCCACCGCTGCCGTCTCCACGGGCGACGGGCGGGAGGGTCAGGTACGCACCATCGACGGTCAGGTCCAGCTCGACCTCGCCATGCCGCGTGAACTGGGTGGCGCAGGCGGCGCGACCAACCCGGAGCAGCTGTTCGCGCTCGGCTACTCGGCCTGCTTCCACAGCGCGCTCAAGCGCGTGGCCCAATTGGAGAAGATCACGGTCACCGATTCCGCGGTCACCGCCGAGGTCGGGTTGGAGAAGGTCGACACGGGGATGGCACTCACCGTGGCGCTGCACGCCGAGCTCTCCGGAGTCGACCAGGCCACGGCGGAGTCCCTGATGGCCAAGGCACACGCCCTGTGCCCCTACTCCGCAGCGGTGAAGGGCAACGTGGATGTGACCCTGGACGTCGTCGTCGGGTGA
- the recQ gene encoding DNA helicase RecQ yields MASPVTTDPEVSEPLRVLRRVFGYDSFRGDQQSIIETVVNGGDALVLMPTGGGKSLCYQIPALVREGVGIVVSPLIALMQDQVDALTALGVRAGFLNSSQDFEQRREVEAAFLAGELDLLYLAPERLTVESTLRLLDRGTISLFAIDEAHCVAQWGHDFRPHYLELSMLHERWPDVPRIALTATATEATHSEIATRLNLTAARHFVASFDRPNIQYRIGLKNRAQQQLLDLLRTEHPGDAGIVYCLSRNSVEKTAQFLVDNGFAAVPYHAKLDPAVRAANQARFLREDGVIVVATIAFGMGIDKPDVRFVAHLDLPKSVEGYYQETGRAGRDGLPSTAWMAYGLQDVMQQRSMIDSSEGDAAHRRKLAAHLDAMLALCETVECRRVRLLAYFGQQSTACGNCDTCLTPPESWDGTIPAQKILSAVYRLDRERDQRFGAGHVIDILLGKRTPKVEQNRHDSLTVFGIGTELRDSEWSGVVRQLLAQGLLGVTGDYNVLVLTEGSEAVLARKREVRLRREPERQARPAKSAKAGRGQKATIDLAAEAVPVFERLRAWRASTAKEQGVPAYVIFHDATLREIAARRPSDLTELGTVSGVGENKLAKYGQQILESLAD; encoded by the coding sequence ATGGCTTCCCCGGTGACGACCGATCCTGAGGTGAGCGAACCCCTCCGAGTGCTGCGCCGGGTCTTCGGCTACGACTCATTCCGAGGCGATCAGCAGTCGATCATCGAGACGGTGGTCAACGGGGGCGATGCCCTCGTGCTGATGCCGACCGGCGGCGGCAAGTCGCTGTGCTATCAGATCCCGGCGCTGGTTCGGGAGGGCGTCGGGATCGTGGTCTCCCCGCTCATCGCGTTGATGCAGGACCAGGTCGATGCCTTGACCGCGTTGGGGGTGCGGGCGGGGTTCCTCAACTCCAGCCAGGACTTCGAGCAGCGTCGCGAGGTCGAGGCCGCGTTCCTGGCGGGCGAGCTGGACCTGCTGTACCTCGCGCCGGAACGCCTCACCGTCGAATCGACCCTCCGGCTGCTCGATCGCGGCACGATCTCGTTGTTCGCGATCGACGAGGCGCACTGCGTGGCGCAGTGGGGCCACGATTTCCGTCCGCACTATCTCGAGCTGTCCATGCTGCACGAGCGTTGGCCGGACGTGCCCCGAATCGCGTTGACCGCGACGGCCACGGAGGCCACCCACTCCGAGATCGCCACGCGGCTGAACCTCACGGCCGCCAGGCACTTCGTCGCCAGCTTCGACCGGCCGAACATCCAGTACCGGATCGGGCTGAAGAACCGCGCGCAGCAACAGCTTCTCGACCTGCTGCGCACCGAGCATCCCGGCGATGCGGGGATCGTCTACTGCCTTTCGCGCAACTCCGTGGAGAAGACCGCCCAGTTCCTGGTGGACAACGGCTTCGCCGCAGTGCCCTACCACGCCAAGCTGGACCCCGCCGTCCGTGCGGCGAACCAGGCCCGGTTCCTTCGTGAGGACGGCGTGATCGTGGTCGCGACCATCGCCTTCGGCATGGGGATCGACAAGCCGGACGTCCGGTTCGTCGCGCACCTCGATCTACCGAAGTCGGTCGAGGGCTACTACCAGGAGACCGGACGAGCCGGGCGCGACGGCCTGCCGTCCACGGCCTGGATGGCCTACGGCCTGCAGGACGTCATGCAGCAACGCAGCATGATCGACTCCTCGGAAGGCGATGCCGCGCATCGGCGGAAACTCGCCGCCCATCTCGATGCGATGTTGGCGCTGTGCGAGACGGTGGAGTGCCGCCGCGTGCGGCTGCTCGCGTACTTCGGGCAGCAGAGCACCGCCTGCGGGAACTGCGACACCTGCCTGACGCCGCCGGAATCCTGGGACGGCACCATCCCCGCCCAGAAGATCCTCTCGGCCGTGTACCGGCTGGATCGGGAACGTGATCAGCGGTTCGGGGCGGGCCACGTCATCGACATCCTGTTGGGCAAGCGGACGCCGAAGGTCGAGCAGAACCGCCACGATTCACTCACCGTCTTCGGGATCGGAACCGAACTGCGGGATTCCGAGTGGAGTGGCGTGGTCCGACAGCTCCTCGCGCAGGGGCTGTTGGGTGTCACCGGCGACTACAACGTGCTGGTACTCACCGAGGGCAGCGAAGCGGTGCTGGCCAGGAAACGGGAGGTCCGACTCCGGCGAGAACCAGAGCGCCAGGCTCGACCGGCCAAGAGCGCCAAGGCAGGGCGCGGGCAGAAGGCGACCATCGACCTAGCGGCCGAAGCCGTCCCGGTCTTCGAGCGGCTTCGAGCCTGGCGGGCCTCGACCGCCAAGGAGCAGGGCGTCCCCGCCTATGTGATCTTCCACGATGCCACGCTGCGCGAGATCGCTGCGCGCCGACCGTCGGATCTGACCGAGCTCGGCACGGTCAGCGGGGTGGGCGAGAACAAGCTCGCCAAGTACGGCCAGCAGATCCTGGAAAGCCTGGCCGACTGA
- a CDS encoding TetR/AcrR family transcriptional regulator, producing MALGRPTRRSGRAEVSFERGDRRESAILDSLAGLLTTAPLKSITIGDIAKGAGISRPSLYFYFDSKAQVFCALLARTGYHRTPGFLLCAADSEQPVAGQVQSIVRQTFRTWRENTVVLRRGFEAADDLDVARQWQRTASDLTGLLAQWIARCRATGLLTVTDETPLELAESLLWLIEKSCYRLFSRATTLSEQNRRAVVLVELGRRMLGDDPVPAGAATGDTERPTR from the coding sequence ATGGCCTTGGGACGACCAACGCGCCGGTCGGGGCGGGCGGAAGTATCATTCGAGCGTGGCGACCGTCGAGAAAGCGCGATCTTGGACAGCCTCGCGGGATTGTTGACCACCGCACCATTGAAGTCGATCACTATCGGCGATATCGCCAAGGGCGCCGGAATTTCCCGACCTAGTCTCTATTTCTACTTCGACTCGAAAGCGCAGGTCTTCTGCGCTCTGTTGGCGCGTACCGGATATCACCGCACACCCGGGTTCCTGCTCTGCGCGGCAGACTCCGAGCAACCGGTCGCCGGTCAGGTGCAGTCGATAGTGCGTCAGACCTTTCGGACATGGCGGGAGAACACCGTCGTTCTGCGACGGGGGTTCGAAGCGGCCGACGACCTCGACGTCGCCCGACAGTGGCAGCGGACGGCGAGCGACCTCACCGGGCTGCTGGCGCAGTGGATCGCCCGCTGCCGGGCGACCGGCCTGCTGACGGTGACCGACGAGACGCCGCTCGAACTGGCCGAATCGCTCCTGTGGTTGATCGAGAAGAGCTGTTACCGACTCTTCAGCCGTGCCACGACCTTGAGCGAACAGAATCGGCGGGCAGTCGTCCTCGTCGAACTCGGTAGACGAATGCTCGGCGATGATCCGGTCCCGGCCGGTGCGGCGACCGGGGACACCGAGCGTCCGACCCGTTGA
- a CDS encoding universal stress protein: MSEDTSNPAGGRPIVVGVDGSPSSAAALDWVVAQSEALRRPVRAVSAWHFVPMAAGPATVLVDPDNLRQEHIDRLHEMVAEAKQQAVGEIDIRQEVIEGPPATVLLDASRDAAVLVLGSHGHGRAYSSIVGSVSAACIRHARCPVIVIPPGAAEEMETNRSRLVSETGP, translated from the coding sequence ATGAGTGAAGACACCTCGAACCCTGCCGGTGGCAGGCCGATCGTGGTCGGAGTCGACGGATCGCCGTCCAGCGCCGCCGCGCTCGATTGGGTGGTTGCCCAGTCGGAGGCGCTGCGGCGACCGGTTCGCGCGGTCAGCGCCTGGCACTTCGTGCCCATGGCTGCGGGTCCGGCGACCGTCCTGGTCGACCCGGACAACCTCAGACAGGAGCACATCGACCGACTGCACGAGATGGTGGCGGAAGCCAAGCAGCAGGCGGTCGGCGAGATCGACATTCGGCAGGAGGTCATCGAGGGACCGCCCGCCACCGTCCTGCTCGATGCCTCTCGGGATGCCGCGGTACTGGTGCTGGGCAGTCACGGACACGGGCGGGCGTACTCCTCGATCGTCGGTTCGGTGAGTGCCGCCTGCATTCGACACGCACGGTGCCCGGTGATCGTCATCCCGCCCGGTGCCGCAGAGGAGATGGAGACGAACAGGTCGCGGCTGGTGAGCGAAACGGGCCCATGA
- a CDS encoding universal stress protein, which translates to MNEAQTTHAARATVINGAHRSEAAGLAEHTGPDDRTDIVVGVDDSESSVAALVWAIREARIRGSRVRALHAWRHEPLAEFAFADPEDAIRASNELLDRQIGLAVAQAGDDVEVSARGVPGTPAAVLLAEVAEGELLVVGSHRGGFLRQVVLGSCSAACLRHAHTPVVVIPPPGRVAAQPSATPE; encoded by the coding sequence ATGAACGAGGCACAGACGACGCATGCGGCGCGAGCCACCGTGATCAACGGGGCCCACCGTTCGGAGGCAGCGGGGCTCGCGGAGCACACCGGGCCCGACGATCGCACCGACATCGTGGTCGGCGTCGACGATTCCGAGTCGAGTGTGGCCGCCCTGGTGTGGGCGATCCGCGAGGCTCGGATCCGAGGTAGCCGGGTACGGGCGCTGCACGCTTGGCGTCACGAACCGCTGGCCGAATTCGCCTTCGCGGACCCCGAGGACGCCATCCGAGCGAGTAACGAGCTGCTCGATCGGCAGATCGGTCTCGCGGTCGCACAGGCGGGCGACGATGTGGAGGTGAGCGCCCGTGGTGTCCCCGGCACGCCTGCGGCGGTACTACTCGCCGAGGTCGCCGAGGGCGAGTTGCTCGTGGTCGGTTCGCATCGGGGCGGATTCCTTCGACAGGTCGTTCTGGGCTCGTGCAGTGCGGCCTGCCTTCGGCATGCGCACACACCGGTCGTCGTGATTCCGCCGCCAGGTCGAGTGGCGGCCCAGCCCTCCGCCACTCCCGAGTGA
- a CDS encoding sensor histidine kinase: MSAMPSPPSPEEFAADRCDHCTEQPSDHALVEAVLAVASGMSLEPTLRRILRSALSLLGARFGAFIAVERGRAADSVFLGLDASQWHERISRESAADPEDTDADVLTVAVGVRDEVYGRLSVAGRSSTPFGPRDRELLTGLASTAGIAVADARLLEQEQDRRRWSAVESEITTALIAGVCAEDAFGLLARRTLETTSADLALVFLAESDGSTLRRVGSAGAITTPTTSRVDRAVLLPTGQPGAIGPQVLDAAAIASDAGLNDMTDTGSIGSAVALPLGGVVDPLGAILVARVDRREPMPDSRIAAMAAFADQISLTLQLVERQRTRRQLDLLADRDRIARELHDQVIQRLFAIGLALDGTADRNTDPVVDERIHEVLDALDATVREIRTSIFDLHAETGAVGLRRRLLDTVSELTVDTALSPVVRISGTLDSRVSGILAGHAEAVLREAVSNVVRHAGATRLTVTIEVADQLVIDVLDDGVGVPTSVARSGLRNLAERAAEADGTLTILAATPRGTRLSWRAPVRPEVPQDHRSTGAV, from the coding sequence ATGTCCGCAATGCCGTCCCCACCGTCACCCGAGGAGTTCGCGGCCGACCGCTGCGATCACTGCACCGAACAGCCGTCGGACCACGCCTTGGTCGAGGCGGTGTTGGCCGTCGCCTCCGGGATGAGTCTCGAACCGACGCTTCGCAGAATCCTGCGTTCGGCCCTGTCCCTGCTCGGCGCCCGCTTCGGCGCCTTCATCGCCGTGGAGCGCGGCAGGGCGGCGGACTCCGTCTTCCTCGGCCTCGACGCCTCGCAGTGGCATGAGCGAATCAGCCGGGAGTCGGCCGCCGATCCGGAGGACACCGACGCAGATGTGCTCACCGTCGCGGTGGGCGTTCGCGACGAGGTCTACGGCAGGTTGAGCGTGGCCGGGAGATCGAGTACCCCGTTCGGCCCCCGTGATCGGGAATTGCTCACCGGGCTGGCCTCGACCGCGGGCATCGCCGTGGCCGACGCGCGACTCTTGGAGCAGGAGCAGGACCGACGACGATGGTCCGCGGTGGAAAGCGAGATCACCACCGCGTTGATCGCGGGCGTCTGCGCCGAGGATGCCTTCGGCCTGCTGGCCCGACGCACCCTGGAGACGACGAGCGCGGATCTCGCGCTGGTGTTCCTGGCCGAATCGGACGGATCGACACTGCGCCGCGTGGGGTCGGCAGGCGCCATCACCACGCCCACCACGTCCCGGGTGGACCGAGCGGTCCTGCTGCCGACCGGGCAACCTGGCGCGATAGGTCCGCAGGTCCTCGACGCAGCGGCCATCGCGTCCGACGCGGGCCTGAACGACATGACCGATACGGGCTCGATCGGCTCTGCGGTCGCCCTCCCGTTGGGTGGAGTCGTCGATCCCCTCGGCGCCATTCTGGTTGCTCGCGTCGATCGGCGGGAGCCGATGCCGGACAGTCGGATCGCGGCGATGGCCGCGTTCGCGGACCAGATCTCGTTGACCCTGCAGCTCGTCGAGCGTCAACGGACCCGCAGGCAACTGGACCTACTGGCCGACCGGGACCGCATCGCCCGCGAGCTGCACGATCAGGTGATCCAACGGCTGTTCGCCATCGGGCTGGCCCTCGATGGGACAGCCGACCGCAACACCGATCCGGTGGTGGACGAACGTATCCACGAGGTCCTCGACGCACTGGACGCGACGGTCCGCGAGATCCGCACCTCCATCTTCGATCTGCACGCCGAGACGGGTGCTGTCGGTCTCCGCCGACGGCTTCTCGACACCGTGTCCGAGTTGACCGTGGACACGGCGCTGTCGCCGGTGGTGCGGATATCCGGGACCCTCGACTCCCGGGTCTCGGGCATCCTGGCCGGACACGCCGAGGCGGTGCTGCGAGAAGCCGTCAGCAACGTGGTCCGGCATGCGGGTGCCACCCGACTCACCGTGACCATCGAGGTCGCCGATCAGCTGGTCATCGACGTACTGGACGACGGTGTCGGCGTGCCCACCTCCGTCGCCCGCAGTGGACTGCGGAACCTCGCCGAACGCGCCGCCGAGGCCGACGGGACCCTGACGATCCTGGCGGCCACGCCGAGGGGGACCCGGTTGTCCTGGCGGGCTCCCGTCCGTCCGGAGGTGCCACAGGACCACCGCAGCACGGGCGCCGTCTAG
- a CDS encoding response regulator transcription factor, translating into MSTSVFLVDDHDVVRLGLARLLEDQEDLEVVGEAASVAEALVRIPAARPDVAVLDVRLGDGNGVELCRELRSMMPELNCLILTSYSDDEALFDAVMAGAAGFVLKEVRGHDLVAAVRIVGAGGSLLDPHTTTALLNRLRRQREETDPLQVLSQQERTVLELIGEGLTNREIAQRMFLAEKTAKNYVSHLLAKLGMQRRTQAAVLATRLRRPPVSDQERTD; encoded by the coding sequence GTGAGTACGAGCGTGTTCCTGGTCGACGACCACGATGTCGTCCGACTCGGTCTGGCTCGCCTGCTTGAGGACCAGGAGGACCTGGAGGTCGTCGGCGAAGCGGCCTCGGTCGCCGAGGCACTGGTGCGGATTCCCGCCGCCCGTCCGGATGTCGCGGTACTCGATGTGCGCCTCGGCGACGGCAACGGCGTCGAACTGTGCCGCGAGCTGCGCTCGATGATGCCCGAACTCAACTGCCTGATCCTGACGTCCTATTCCGATGACGAGGCACTCTTCGACGCGGTGATGGCGGGCGCGGCGGGCTTCGTGCTGAAAGAGGTGCGCGGCCACGACCTGGTCGCCGCGGTACGCATCGTGGGCGCAGGCGGTTCCCTGCTGGACCCGCACACCACGACCGCCCTGCTGAACAGACTGCGGCGCCAACGCGAGGAGACCGACCCACTACAGGTGCTCAGCCAGCAGGAGCGGACCGTGTTGGAGCTCATCGGGGAGGGACTGACCAACCGAGAGATCGCCCAACGCATGTTCCTGGCCGAGAAGACCGCGAAGAACTACGTGTCGCATCTGCTCGCGAAACTCGGCATGCAGCGGCGGACCCAGGCTGCCGTGCTGGCCACCCGACTCCGGCGCCCTCCGGTCTCGGATCAGGAGCGCACCGACTAG
- a CDS encoding S1 family peptidase: MSNWNLARISAVVVLAAGTTAGLGTAAASESTPAQDAPLSPGLVSAMAVEFGVSEKQAEIRLTQEATAMEVAPLAEDAAGSAFGGSWFDASRGQLIIGLSDPARAAAVEATGAETVSVEHSLATLDAAKAEIDALTEGENAPEGIAGWRVDLESNRVVVDVVAGAEGAEVDAFLDAATATGPVTVEEVSEAPATFAAGTVGGDPYYINGNTRCSIGFSVHGGFVTAGHCGRTGSSVAGWDGSAMGSFAGSSFPGNDYGWVRIGNGWWTEPVVLGHGTVSDVLVRGSNVAPVGSSICRSGSTTGWHCGTVQAFNVTVNYAEGAVHGMTQTTVCAEPGDSGGSYITGDQAQGVTSGGSGNCTSGGRTFFNPVNEILSAYGLSLVTA; the protein is encoded by the coding sequence ATGAGTAACTGGAACCTCGCGAGAATCAGCGCGGTGGTGGTCCTGGCTGCGGGCACCACCGCAGGCCTGGGCACCGCTGCCGCCTCCGAATCCACCCCGGCACAGGACGCCCCGCTCTCCCCCGGCCTGGTCTCGGCGATGGCCGTCGAGTTCGGCGTCAGCGAGAAGCAGGCCGAGATCCGCCTTACGCAGGAAGCCACCGCGATGGAGGTGGCGCCCTTAGCCGAGGACGCCGCCGGTTCCGCGTTCGGCGGTTCCTGGTTCGATGCGTCCAGGGGCCAGCTGATCATCGGCCTGTCCGACCCCGCGCGGGCGGCGGCCGTGGAGGCCACCGGCGCCGAGACCGTATCGGTCGAGCACAGCCTGGCCACGCTCGACGCGGCCAAGGCCGAGATCGACGCGCTCACCGAGGGCGAGAACGCTCCCGAGGGCATCGCAGGCTGGCGGGTCGACCTGGAGAGCAACCGCGTCGTGGTCGATGTGGTCGCCGGAGCCGAGGGCGCCGAGGTCGACGCCTTCCTCGACGCCGCGACCGCGACCGGCCCGGTCACCGTCGAGGAGGTCTCCGAGGCACCCGCCACCTTCGCCGCGGGCACCGTCGGCGGCGACCCGTACTACATCAACGGCAACACCCGATGCTCGATCGGTTTCTCCGTGCACGGCGGCTTCGTCACCGCGGGCCACTGTGGAAGGACCGGTAGTTCGGTGGCCGGTTGGGACGGCTCGGCGATGGGCTCGTTCGCGGGCTCCTCGTTCCCCGGCAACGACTACGGCTGGGTGCGGATCGGCAACGGCTGGTGGACCGAGCCCGTCGTCCTGGGCCACGGCACGGTCAGCGACGTCCTGGTCCGGGGCTCCAACGTGGCCCCGGTCGGCTCCTCGATCTGCCGTTCCGGTTCGACGACCGGATGGCACTGCGGCACGGTGCAGGCCTTCAACGTCACGGTGAACTACGCCGAGGGCGCCGTGCACGGGATGACGCAGACCACCGTCTGCGCCGAGCCTGGCGACTCGGGTGGCTCCTACATCACCGGTGACCAGGCGCAGGGCGTCACCTCCGGCGGTTCCGGCAACTGCACCTCCGGCGGGCGTACCTTCTTCAACCCGGTCAACGAGATCCTCTCCGCCTACGGGTTGAGCCTCGTCACCGCCTGA